The Novipirellula caenicola genome includes a region encoding these proteins:
- a CDS encoding biopolymer transporter ExbD: protein MAIPVTCSQCHAEHSVHDRFAGGKVRCPDCDAQVDVPELVQTQEPADIPDVVAEVQWDDEGLGDSDLGSDNPHDAEPSSLSKTSSSSPAAAAVPVVSVGAAVATAPRVATQPAVAEEEDDDVPKRQPRQDDELDMTPMVDVTFLLLIFFMVTASFSLQKSIEMPRQQTDAPSSNPDPEETEELDSVEVQIDDRGSFLVMAADWERETPGKQNLITALKEAVPGGSDAMKLVIKVHEMAKLQALVDAMDAGTIAGYTELQVTQVEEFD, encoded by the coding sequence ATGGCAATTCCAGTTACATGTTCACAGTGCCATGCAGAGCACAGCGTTCACGACCGCTTTGCCGGAGGGAAAGTGCGTTGTCCCGATTGCGATGCGCAGGTGGATGTACCTGAGTTGGTTCAAACGCAAGAACCCGCGGACATTCCGGATGTGGTCGCCGAGGTGCAGTGGGACGATGAGGGTTTGGGCGATAGTGATCTCGGCAGTGATAATCCGCATGATGCTGAACCTTCCTCATTAAGTAAAACATCATCGTCAAGTCCAGCGGCGGCAGCAGTGCCCGTGGTTTCTGTGGGGGCGGCCGTGGCGACAGCGCCGCGTGTTGCCACGCAACCCGCCGTCGCTGAGGAGGAAGACGACGACGTGCCCAAGCGTCAACCTCGCCAGGATGACGAACTGGACATGACGCCGATGGTCGACGTGACCTTTTTGTTGTTGATCTTTTTTATGGTCACGGCATCGTTCAGTCTGCAGAAATCGATCGAGATGCCTCGCCAGCAAACCGACGCACCCAGCAGTAACCCGGATCCTGAAGAGACCGAAGAACTCGATTCGGTGGAAGTCCAGATCGATGATCGCGGTTCGTTCTTGGTAATGGCTGCCGACTGGGAACGGGAAACGCCGGGCAAGCAGAACTTGATTACGGCGCTGAAGGAAGCGGTGCCGGGCGGCAGCGATGCGATGAAATTGGTCATCAAAGTTCACGAGATGGCAAAACTGCAAGCACTCGTCGACGCCATGGATGCGGGGACGATTGCTGGATATACCGAACTACAAGTCACCCAAGTCGAAGAGTTTGACTAG
- a CDS encoding MotA/TolQ/ExbB proton channel family protein, whose protein sequence is MLFAEISIFDIISQATYAALAGAALWGLYCATVVWARVNQKRFKSEDEQDVFMDDVEQMLNGGDFDGIAEYCEGDNRAIPQIIEMAMHHRDLGYKRARQFVLDRFQRDVMSDLEYRLSWVSTVIKSAPMIGLFGTVFGMMGAFKTLATSESVEPSLLAGDINVALRTTACGLAIAIPLMILVANVNIKIAKMEDLVGSGLARFMTQYKEALLKWPGGGPAAPASAAAEPVETVMQSPQR, encoded by the coding sequence ATGCTTTTCGCTGAAATATCAATCTTCGATATCATCTCGCAAGCGACATACGCTGCACTTGCGGGAGCCGCTTTGTGGGGACTTTACTGTGCGACCGTGGTTTGGGCACGCGTGAATCAGAAGCGGTTCAAGAGCGAGGACGAGCAGGACGTCTTCATGGATGACGTCGAACAAATGCTGAATGGTGGCGATTTCGATGGGATTGCCGAGTATTGCGAAGGCGACAATCGTGCGATTCCGCAGATTATCGAAATGGCAATGCATCACCGCGATCTCGGCTACAAACGGGCTCGCCAATTCGTCTTGGACCGGTTCCAGCGTGATGTGATGAGCGATCTTGAATACCGGCTTTCATGGGTCAGCACGGTGATCAAGTCGGCTCCGATGATCGGGTTGTTCGGAACGGTTTTCGGGATGATGGGAGCGTTCAAGACGTTGGCCACCTCTGAATCGGTCGAGCCATCGTTGTTGGCCGGTGACATCAACGTCGCACTGCGAACCACCGCCTGTGGTTTGGCGATCGCGATTCCGTTGATGATTCTCGTGGCGAACGTGAATATTAAGATTGCCAAAATGGAAGACCTTGTCGGTTCCGGGTTGGCTCGGTTTATGACTCAGTACAAAGAAGCTCTTCTCAAATGGCCTGGTGGCGGGCCCGCGGCCCCTGCGTCGGCGGCGGCCGAGCCTGTCGAAACGGTCATGCAGTCGCCGCAGCGTTAG
- a CDS encoding biopolymer transporter ExbD → MSSSISPTLPAKKGLHASLFRRGDDLDMTPMVDVTFLLLIFFMVTASFGLQRAIEMQRTPSEQPSPVVMTPVDAISSIQLQIHEQGDFAVTTTDWSLDVVGKQQLVTTLRRAVGDSSADFQLDVQVHQDANLQSLVSGLDAASIAGVTNLTVQQVEEF, encoded by the coding sequence ATGTCGTCATCCATCAGCCCAACGTTGCCCGCGAAAAAGGGATTGCATGCGTCGCTGTTTCGTCGCGGCGACGATTTAGACATGACCCCCATGGTCGATGTCACCTTTTTGCTTTTGATTTTCTTTATGGTTACGGCCTCGTTTGGATTGCAGCGTGCCATTGAGATGCAACGGACCCCCAGCGAGCAGCCAAGTCCCGTGGTGATGACGCCCGTCGACGCGATTTCCAGCATCCAGTTACAAATTCATGAACAGGGTGATTTTGCCGTCACCACCACCGATTGGTCGTTGGACGTGGTGGGGAAACAGCAGTTGGTCACCACGCTTCGTCGCGCCGTCGGCGATTCATCCGCTGATTTTCAGCTCGATGTCCAAGTTCACCAGGACGCGAATTTGCAATCGCTTGTCAGCGGATTGGATGCGGCCAGTATCGCGGGGGTGACGAATCTGACAGTCCAACAAGTGGAAGAGTTTTAG
- a CDS encoding biopolymer transporter ExbD: MSADAVHEDLLEEEDDLAMPRKKRDDEEMDITPMIDITFLLLIFFVVASKMDPTKIGTIPSADHGLAVSADDSAIIFVDPGAGDEVILKKRDGSEFSRDEATQSTEIIEYITSELEKSIGKNKNQVMLLGDANVKVGKVTRIQQIIGDAFEDIESTYIAVKEE, encoded by the coding sequence ATGAGTGCAGATGCAGTACACGAAGATCTTCTTGAAGAAGAGGATGATCTTGCGATGCCACGCAAGAAGCGTGACGACGAAGAGATGGATATCACCCCGATGATCGACATCACCTTCTTGTTGCTGATCTTCTTTGTGGTCGCTTCGAAGATGGACCCCACCAAGATTGGCACGATTCCGTCGGCGGATCACGGTTTGGCGGTATCAGCGGACGATTCGGCAATCATCTTTGTCGATCCAGGTGCCGGCGATGAAGTGATCTTGAAAAAGCGTGATGGCAGTGAGTTCAGCCGAGATGAAGCGACTCAGTCCACCGAGATCATCGAATACATCACCTCGGAACTCGAAAAGTCGATCGGTAAAAACAAGAATCAAGTGATGTTGCTCGGCGACGCGAATGTCAAAGTTGGCAAGGTGACTCGGATTCAGCAAATCATCGGCGATGCGTTTGAAGACATCGAATCGACCTACATCGCGGTCAAAGAGGAATAG